The Lytechinus pictus isolate F3 Inbred chromosome 17, Lp3.0, whole genome shotgun sequence genome contains a region encoding:
- the LOC135157208 gene encoding uncharacterized protein LOC135157208 has product MASVCTALWCNVFAVPRSRSEDPVLHTARNKKDRIKRKILYNDIHVGDSGLKMIHTETICQALKIAWVKRILDKENEGNWKMLFYINMNKIGGDYILQCNFTGKDLDKHLNNFWKDVLTSWSHYRYFNPVKYKDIFNQSLWNNSYIKIDGKTIFFEQWFEAGILYVKDIIKNNGLFKTFHELQDDFNLPKRCYLEYFSLISCFRKEWKNTLRSSVTNDESDDVNSLKRFISYKKVTKSCYLTLIKKHCLDISDTNQCEKWSNDLNVDLSLLIQWQNRFLTTNWVTLDSKIRMFQYKFIHRRISTNEYLFKIGVKNSPLCNFCKTEPQTLIHLFCLCPIVSKFWTEVNTWLNFHNISYHKFSNIDICFGVPSKFQHLSNTIILFAKYFIFRTKCQERQLSLAIFINELKFVENVEKLIAFKKGKEMLHYKQDHKFFQDFP; this is encoded by the exons ATGGCGAGTGTATGCACAGCGCTATGGTGCAACGTATTTGCAGTGCCGCGATCCCGTTCCGAAGACCCTGTTCTTCACACCGCtcg TAATAAGAAAGAtcgtataaaaagaaaaatattgtataacgatatacatgtaggtgatagTGGTTTGAAAATGATTCATACAGAAACTATTTGTCAGGCACTGAAAATAGCTTGGGTCAAAAGAATTTTAGACAAAGAAAACGAAGGTAACTGGaagatgttattttatataaatatgaataagatAGGCGGTGATTATATTTTACAATGTAACTTTACAGGTAAAGATTTGGATAAACACTTGAATAATTTTTGGAAAGATGTTTTAACTTCATGGTCTCATTACAGATACTTCAACCCAGTtaaatataaagatatttttaatcaatcatTGTGGAATAATTCTTATATTAAAATAGACGGTAAAACGATATTTTTTGAACAATGGTTTGAAGCAGGTATTTTATATGTAAaagatattataaagaacaatgGACTATTTAAAACTTTTCATGAACTTCAAGACGACTTCAATCTGCCTAAAAGATGTtatttggaatatttttcattgatttcttgtttTAGAAAAGAATGGAAAAATACTTTAAGATCAAGTGTTACAAATGATGAATCTGACGATGTAAATAGTTTAAAGAGATTTATAAGTTATAAGAAGGTAACTAAATCCTGCTATTTAACgcttataaaaaaacattgtttagaTATATCAGATACCAACCAGTGTGAAAAATGGTCGAATGATTTAAATGTAGATCTAAGTCTTCTGATCCAATGGCAAAATAGATTTTTGACTACTAACTGGGTTACTTTGGATTCAAAAATCAGAATGTTCCAGTATAAGTTTATTCACCGTCGTATATCAACTAATGAGTATTTATTTAAGATAGGTGTGAAGAATTCACCATTGtgtaatttttgtaaaactGAACCACAAACGTTGATACACTTATTCTGTTTATGCCCTATTGTTTCTAAGTTTTGGACGGAGGTAAATACTTGGTTGAATTTCCACAATATTagttatcacaaattttcaaatattgacatATGTTTTGGTGTTCCAAGTAAGTTTCAACATCTCTCAAAcacaataattttatttgcaaaatacttcattttcaGAACAAAATGTCAAGAAAGACAACTTTCGTTAGCTATATTCATAAATGAGTtgaaatttgttgaaaatgttgaaaagttAATTGCTTTCAAAAAGGGCAAGGAGATGCTACattataaacaa gaccacaaatttttccaggattttccatga